From the Ostrinia nubilalis chromosome 16, ilOstNubi1.1, whole genome shotgun sequence genome, one window contains:
- the LOC135079159 gene encoding uncharacterized protein LOC135079159, translating into MDLDASLPDDPGILSDPESRSTDDHGSLSDNEPCSNADHGLRMDSDPSPSVDPSPILDNEPAIPQSHEEPMRCINCGADVTQRRRHNLELIQVQTVIRQWIAPQLIDDSSVCCHSCWTVALRQSRTNMSNEEPTTSTGHRRNVCVNCGCSLLRKRSHRLHTDTERESRIRNVIMEQISPRQLRGSDQICHPCWQRADRAARHAAEPQQAHDGTRIHLPLYSRASDTQSHCFFPKCNSTQRLAVPIWLRVKLFSEYKFYVPQNCRICVFHLHNNNWEVLSDIPQPIHSFNADHIQDFASFVNERPLMLDFSEVERMSDELLHYWVGLTKAKFEQLYSELPRLGAMRNGKLALGAYLLKLRTGDSDKRISTLLNISRSKLMRLMGKARNILNEDFVSRYLGTDNIR; encoded by the exons ATGGACCTTGATGCTTCCCTTCCTGACGACCCTGGCATACTCTCGGACCCCGAATCTCGCTCAACCGATGACCATGGCTCACTTTCGGATAACGAACCTTGCTCAAACGCTGACCACGGCTTACGTATGGACTCCGACCCAAGCCCCAGTGTTGACCCCAGCCCGATTTTGGATAATGAACCAGCAATTCCTCAATCTCATGAGGAGCCTATGAGATGTATTAATTGTGGAGCTGACGTGACGCAGAGGAGGCGACATAACCTAGAGCTTATTCAAGTTCAGACGGTTATACGTCAGTGGATAGCTCCTCAACTG attgatgACAGCAGTGTATGTTGTCACTCATGTTGGACCGTGGCTCTGCGCCAATCAAGGACAAATATGTCAAATGAAGAACCAACAACTAGCACCGGTCACAGACGTAATGTCTGTGTTAACTGTGGATGCTCGTTGTTACGAAAACGGTCTCATAGGCTGCATACTGACACAGAAAGAGAATCACGTATTCGAAATGTGATAATGGAACAGATTTCACCTCGTCAA CTGCGGGGATCTGACCAGATATGTCATCCCTGCTGGCAGAGAGCTGATCGAGCTGCTAGACATGCTGCGGAGCCCCAACAAGCACATGATGGGACGAGAATTCATTTGCCCTTATATTCAAGAGCATCGGACACTCAAAGTCATTGTTTTTTCCCCAAGTGTAATTCAACACAAAGATTGGCTGTTCCCATTTGGCTGAGGGTAAAGTTGTTTAGTGAGTATAAGTTTTATGTACCTCAAAACTGCAGGATTTGTGTTTTCCATTTACACAACAATAATTGGGAAGTATTATCTGACATTCCTCAACCGATACATAGTTTTAATGCTGACCATATACAAGATTTTGCATCTTTTGTTAATGAGAGGCCGCTGATGTTGGATTTTTCAGAGGTAGAGAGAATGTCAGATGAGCTTTTACATTATTGGGTTGGACTAACAAAAGCCAAATTCGAACAGCTCTATTCGGAACTACCAAGACTTGGAGCTATGCGTAATGGTAAATTGGCACTTGGTGCATATTTACTCAAGTTGAGGACAGGAGATAGTGATAAAAGAATTTCGACACTTTTGAACATATCCAGATCTAAGCTTATGAGATTGATGGGAAAAGCTAGGAATATTTTAAATGAGGATTTTGTGTCCAGATACTTAGGGACAGATAATATTAGATGA